From a single Pseudalkalibacillus hwajinpoensis genomic region:
- a CDS encoding iron-containing alcohol dehydrogenase family protein yields the protein MEPIQVRGTPGHYRCYPGVLTDLPRFLNEGRFQKVFIITGYRSWEAAKEYFPDLSEFQHAYSTYTGECSDTEIARQAELARIHSADLVIGVGGGKVLDVAKAVANELGIDTALIPTLASTCAATTPLSVKYTDDGKFNTYTIFPRSTYLVLVEPNILLNSPGAYLKAGIGDTLAKWYEARALIDKLPSTSIPVRLAYEAAKNCRDTLIRDGEKAVEDHQKGYLSEAFIRVIETNLLTGGMVGGLGDRYGRIAGAHSIHNGLTNVSEAHSFLHGEKVAYGILVQLVLEGEWEEIRGLFTFYKQVGLPFSLETIGIESERIEAVGEVIAEHATKEGESIHFPEPVTKKDVLEAILGLEALSVTLS from the coding sequence ATGGAACCAATTCAAGTAAGGGGCACACCGGGACATTATCGGTGCTACCCCGGTGTATTAACGGATCTGCCACGTTTTCTTAATGAAGGGCGATTTCAAAAGGTTTTTATTATAACTGGATATCGTTCGTGGGAAGCAGCTAAGGAGTACTTTCCTGATTTATCAGAGTTTCAGCATGCTTATTCTACATACACTGGAGAATGCTCAGATACCGAAATTGCAAGGCAGGCTGAATTAGCAAGGATTCATAGTGCGGATCTTGTGATCGGTGTCGGCGGTGGGAAAGTTCTTGATGTAGCTAAAGCGGTTGCGAATGAACTGGGTATTGACACCGCGCTCATTCCCACACTTGCTTCTACCTGTGCAGCTACTACGCCGTTAAGCGTGAAATATACCGATGATGGCAAGTTCAATACGTACACGATTTTCCCAAGAAGCACATATCTTGTTCTCGTTGAGCCGAACATTCTTCTGAACTCTCCTGGTGCATATTTGAAAGCAGGAATAGGAGATACGCTAGCAAAATGGTATGAAGCAAGAGCGTTAATTGACAAGCTCCCTTCTACTTCGATCCCGGTTCGCCTCGCGTATGAAGCGGCAAAAAACTGTCGCGATACGCTGATTCGGGATGGTGAAAAGGCGGTAGAGGACCATCAGAAAGGTTACCTAAGTGAAGCGTTCATTCGGGTTATTGAAACGAACCTTCTTACGGGGGGAATGGTTGGCGGCCTTGGTGATCGATATGGTCGAATTGCAGGCGCACACTCGATTCATAATGGCCTCACAAACGTGAGCGAAGCGCATTCTTTCCTTCATGGTGAAAAAGTAGCGTACGGCATTCTCGTACAGCTTGTCCTTGAAGGGGAGTGGGAAGAGATTAGGGGGTTATTTACATTCTACAAGCAGGTAGGACTGCCTTTCTCTCTTGAAACAATTGGAATTGAATCAGAGCGAATTGAAGCGGTAGGAGAAGTGATCGCTGAACACGCAACAAAAGAAGGAGAATCGATCCACTTTCCTGAACCAGTCACAAAGAAAGACGTGTTAGAAGCTATTCTGGGACTTGAAGCATTAAGTGTGACATTAAGTTGA
- a CDS encoding DUF6843 domain-containing protein — MKWVMLLVWMLVVMVTASCASKSAVNHDQTDMIHLVPEGFEGQLIVIYNVEGAPKLKKEKGFTLIPYEEDGMYLTSTEDMEYGAVTDTFYYVDQKDKRTPIEKHCTYLFPNGGISIEDRRLLYNAYYLTQSHCSESFFSNGPENEGNRNVGQTVEAKVREEGLLE; from the coding sequence ATGAAATGGGTCATGCTGCTTGTATGGATGCTTGTCGTTATGGTAACTGCTTCGTGTGCATCAAAATCTGCCGTCAATCATGACCAAACCGATATGATTCATCTTGTTCCAGAAGGTTTTGAAGGCCAGTTGATCGTTATTTACAACGTGGAAGGGGCACCGAAATTAAAAAAGGAGAAGGGATTTACGCTAATCCCTTATGAAGAGGATGGTATGTACCTCACATCAACAGAAGATATGGAGTATGGCGCTGTTACGGATACTTTCTATTATGTTGATCAAAAGGATAAGCGAACGCCAATTGAAAAGCACTGTACGTACTTGTTTCCGAATGGTGGAATTTCAATAGAGGATCGGCGTCTCCTGTATAACGCTTACTATTTGACGCAATCCCATTGTAGTGAAAGCTTCTTTAGTAATGGGCCAGAAAATGAAGGGAATCGGAATGTAGGGCAAACAGTAGAAGCAAAAGTGAGGGAAGAAGGTCTTCTTGAATAA
- a CDS encoding histidine phosphatase family protein produces the protein MKTTEVYLVRHAHSIYNSDEYGRGLSEEGREDQKRLTELMKNIHVDVILSSPYKRAIQTVEGIAKHINKPVQTIAGFKERALADGPVENFQSAIESVWSNEHFSLPGGESNEGARQRGILALKEVLHRYKGKRIVIGTHGNLMVLMMSYFNRSYDVHFWRNLDMPDVYRLTFVGEELMQVDRIWQRQT, from the coding sequence ATGAAAACGACAGAAGTTTATCTTGTGCGCCATGCCCATTCTATCTACAATTCTGATGAGTACGGGCGTGGACTTTCAGAAGAAGGACGTGAGGATCAGAAACGATTAACTGAGCTGATGAAGAATATCCATGTTGATGTGATCCTCTCAAGCCCGTATAAGCGTGCAATTCAAACGGTAGAGGGCATAGCAAAACATATTAATAAACCTGTGCAGACTATAGCAGGTTTTAAAGAAAGAGCACTTGCAGACGGGCCCGTTGAAAACTTCCAATCAGCGATTGAGTCTGTTTGGTCAAATGAGCATTTCAGCTTACCAGGTGGTGAATCCAATGAAGGAGCAAGACAGAGAGGCATTCTGGCACTGAAAGAAGTGCTACATAGGTATAAAGGAAAACGTATTGTGATTGGCACTCATGGAAACCTGATGGTGTTGATGATGAGCTATTTTAATAGATCCTATGATGTTCACTTCTGGAGAAATCTTGATATGCCTGATGTCTATCGATTAACATTTGTTGGAGAGGAATTAATGCAAGTGGATCGAATCTGGCAGCGTCAGACATAA